One stretch of Periplaneta americana isolate PAMFEO1 chromosome 1, P.americana_PAMFEO1_priV1, whole genome shotgun sequence DNA includes these proteins:
- the LOC138704715 gene encoding uncharacterized protein isoform X1 has translation MDRPERVWKSTQQLRHRILLQMSVLGADFGNQLAATSGLGEPTLQLLLLQILTQVMPTGKKCCENLVHELQKEKDRHKAERARWEQEVDELEEKIKVLRQKIVVLQVTDTTPTPGNCADLPSAVRTCNLESVQKLVLQNCTMVDSTPMHLAAEVGCVPAVDWLSRNRTGSVDALDHAGVTPLYKALANQQVNVALLLMQHGANIENQFDIDWTSLLNQEHDRLVSSLLNAFQVTDNTTAVVAQP, from the coding sequence GATACTGCTCCAGATGTCGGTGCTTGGGGCTGACTTTGGCAATCAACTGGCAGCTACGTCAGGGCTGGGAGAACCAACACTTCAGTTGCTGCTGCTACAGATTCTGACGCAGGTTATGCCTACAGGGAAGAAATGCTGCGAGAACTTGGTACACGAGCTGCAAAAAGAGAAGGACAGGCACAAAGCAGAACGCGCGAGATGGGAACAAGAGGTGGATGAGCTAGAAGAAAAGATAAAAGTCCTGAGGCAAAAGATCGTAGTCTTACAGGTTACTGATACAACCCCCACACCTGGCAACTGTGCGGACCTTCCAAGTGCAGTACGGACCTGCAACCTGGAGAGTGTGCAGAAGTTGGTACTGCAGAACTGCACAATGGTCGACAGTACACCAATGCACTTGGCGGCTGAGGTGGGATGTGTACCTGCAGTGGACTGGCTATCACGCAACAGAACCGGTAGTGTGGATGCTCTTGATCATGCAGGCGTTACGCCACTGTACAAAGCACTCGCCAACCAACAAGTGAACGTGGCTCTGCTGCTTATGCAGCACGGCGCCAATATTGAAAACCAATTTGACATTGACTGGACATCCCTGCTAAACCAAGAGCATGATCGACTCGTATCAAGCCTCCTAAATGCATTTCAAGTGACAGACAACACCACAGCGGTGGTAGCACAGCCTTGA
- the LOC138704715 gene encoding uncharacterized protein isoform X2, with protein MSVLGADFGNQLAATSGLGEPTLQLLLLQILTQVMPTGKKCCENLVHELQKEKDRHKAERARWEQEVDELEEKIKVLRQKIVVLQVTDTTPTPGNCADLPSAVRTCNLESVQKLVLQNCTMVDSTPMHLAAEVGCVPAVDWLSRNRTGSVDALDHAGVTPLYKALANQQVNVALLLMQHGANIENQFDIDWTSLLNQEHDRLVSSLLNAFQVTDNTTAVVAQP; from the coding sequence ATGTCGGTGCTTGGGGCTGACTTTGGCAATCAACTGGCAGCTACGTCAGGGCTGGGAGAACCAACACTTCAGTTGCTGCTGCTACAGATTCTGACGCAGGTTATGCCTACAGGGAAGAAATGCTGCGAGAACTTGGTACACGAGCTGCAAAAAGAGAAGGACAGGCACAAAGCAGAACGCGCGAGATGGGAACAAGAGGTGGATGAGCTAGAAGAAAAGATAAAAGTCCTGAGGCAAAAGATCGTAGTCTTACAGGTTACTGATACAACCCCCACACCTGGCAACTGTGCGGACCTTCCAAGTGCAGTACGGACCTGCAACCTGGAGAGTGTGCAGAAGTTGGTACTGCAGAACTGCACAATGGTCGACAGTACACCAATGCACTTGGCGGCTGAGGTGGGATGTGTACCTGCAGTGGACTGGCTATCACGCAACAGAACCGGTAGTGTGGATGCTCTTGATCATGCAGGCGTTACGCCACTGTACAAAGCACTCGCCAACCAACAAGTGAACGTGGCTCTGCTGCTTATGCAGCACGGCGCCAATATTGAAAACCAATTTGACATTGACTGGACATCCCTGCTAAACCAAGAGCATGATCGACTCGTATCAAGCCTCCTAAATGCATTTCAAGTGACAGACAACACCACAGCGGTGGTAGCACAGCCTTGA